A single Phragmites australis chromosome 4, lpPhrAust1.1, whole genome shotgun sequence DNA region contains:
- the LOC133914390 gene encoding uncharacterized protein LOC133914390 encodes MAGGGSCCSLLRCFVSLFFLLFLHIGHAGCCFSPGPAERPREEDDAADVDADGKVGGGSNKRRKISPLAFSPAASTSAVADERIRARRRHVSSLATSLRFYLHRIFSSSGAKASTVAVREEEEAVTTTVPSPLAQSLAPQPLASVVLSTPSSPCSSSPCMSPLSTRSLSNSTTPVPSWPQKLLQVSRQSSRSFAARGDVFPCKVCGEVLSRQQQLELHQVMKHSLSELSHLDSSMNIIRMIFLAGWKPAASSAGEPPVVRRILRIHHSPRALARFEEYRDLVRARAARRCEGGAGAGAVVEERCIADGNERLRFHCSTMLCSLGGAGGVCGSPYCCVCSTLRHGFAGKQANVDGIATYASAWAAHSSLPEDVEREFAFLQVRRAMLVCRVLAGRVGRGVADDKVAYDSMVPVRVGGVSGGGGDDVEMLVFHPRAVLPCFVILYSCTAAGQ; translated from the coding sequence ATGGCGGGTGGTGGCAGCTGCTGCTCGCTGCTGCGCTGCTTCGtgtctctcttcttcctcctcttcctccacatTGGCCACGCCGGCTGCTGCTTCTCCCCTGGTCCTGCCGAGCGGCcgcgggaggaggacgacgctGCGGACGTGGATGCCGATGGGAAGGTCGGCGGCGGGAGCAACAAGAGGAGGAAGATATCGCCGCTAGCTTTCTCCCCGGCGGCGTCAACCTCTGCTGTTGCCGATGAGCGGATCAGAGCCAGGCGCAGGCACGTGTCGTCCCTCGCCACCAGCCTCCGGTTCTACCTCCACCGCATCTTCTCCTCCTCGGGGGCCAAGGCTAGCACCGTTGCGgtcagggaggaggaagaggccgTGACCACCACCGTGCCTTCGCCTCTCGCCCAGTCACTGGCGCCTCAGCCTTTGGCGTCGGTGGTGCTGTCCACGCCGTCGTCGCCTTGCTCGTCGTCGCCGTGCATGTCGCCGCTCTCGACGCGCTCCCTCAGTAATAGTACCACTCCCGTGCCGTCCTGGCCGCAGAAGCTGCTGCAGGTGAGCAGGCAGTCGTCCAGGTCGTTCGCCGCCCGCGGCGACGTGTTCCCCTGCAAGGTGTGCGGCGAGGTGCTGAGCAGACAGCAGCAGTTGGAGCTCCACCAGGTGATGAAGCACTCCCTCTCCGAGCTCTCCCACTTGGACTCCAGCATGAACATCATCCGCATGATCTTCCTCGCCGGGTGGAAGCCCGCCGCTTCTAGCGCCGGCGAACCCCCTGTGGTCCGGCGCATTCTCAGGATCCACCACAGCCCCCGCGCGCTGGCCCGCTTCGAGGAGTATCGCGACCTCGTCCGCGCCCGCGCCGCACGGCGATGCGAgggtggcgccggcgccggcgccgtcgtcGAGGAGCGGTGCATCGCGGACGGCAACGAGCGCCTGCGCTTCCACTGCTCCACCATGCTCTGCTCCctgggcggcgccggcggagtgTGCGGGAGCCCCTACTGCTGCGTCTGCAGCACCCTGCGGCACGGGTTCGCGGGGAAGCAGGCCAACGTGGACGGCATCGCCACCTACGCCTCCGCGTGGGCCGCGCACTCGTCGCTGCCCGAGGACGTGGAGCGCGAGTTCGCGTTCCTCCAGGTGCGCCGCGCCATGCTGGTGTGCCGCGTCTTGGCGGGGCGCGTCGGCCGCGGCGTCGCGGACGACAAGGTGGCCTACGATTCCATGGTCCCCGTGCGCGTTGGAGgcgtcagcggcggcggcggcgacgacgtcgAGATGCTTGTGTTCCACCCCAGAGCTGTGCTCCCGTGCTTTGTCATCCTCTACAGCTGTACAGCCGCTGGTCAGTAG
- the LOC133914786 gene encoding uncharacterized protein LOC133914786 yields the protein MSDTTSANDITSIPAAVAPTLPAMGTPSSPALALSGIPATGGPVLPAMAMPSSHTLATSSTTVAALSSAAQALSAVNIKALVPYTLDLQANNYKKWSVLFTIVLGKHGLHHHVDLGEGEEHDLDNEEWTLADFTVLMWIYSTISEELLYTVMAPESTAYGAWLRLEQLFLENKRARAIHLEADFRSLVQGDLSVTAYCHRLKELSDALADVDQPVTNETLVLQMIRGLNPKFSTIGTILPTQQPFPTFIQARSLLLLEETAQANAARNAAASTLVAAARR from the coding sequence ATGAGCGACACCACTTCGGCCAACGACATCACGTCGATCCCGGCAGCCGTCGCCCCGACGCTTCCGGCCATGGGGACGCCCTCCTCTCCTGCATTGGCATTGTCTGGCATTCCCGCCACCGGCGGCCCGGTGCTCCCTGCGATGGCGATGCCCTCCTCTCATACACTGGCAACGTCGAGCACCACTGTCGCAGCACTCTCCTCCGCCGCGCAGGCCTTGAGCGCCGTCAACATCAAGGCTCTCGTTCCGTACACCCTCGACCTGCAGGCCAACAACTACAAGAAGTGGAGTGTGCTGTTCACCATCGTTCTCGGCAAGCATGGCCTCCACCATCATGTGGACCTCGGCGAAGGCGAAGAGCACGACCTCGACAATGAAGAATGGACCCTCGCGGACTTTACTGTCCTGATGTGGATCTACTCGACCATATCTGAGGAACTCTTGTATACGGTGATGGCGCCAGAAAGCACCGCCTACGGTGCTTGGTTGCGCCTCGAACAACTTTTTCTGGAGAACAAGCGTGCTCGTGCCATCCACCTCGAGGCGGACTTCAGATCCTTGGTGCAAGGTGACCTTTCGGTCACTGCATACTGCCACCGCCTTAAGGAGCTGTCCGACGCCTTGGCTGACGTCGACCAGCCCGTAACGAACGAGACACTCGTGCTGCAGATGATACGCGGCCTCAACCCCAAGTTCTCCACCATAGGTACAATCTTACCCACGCAGCAACCGTTTCCTACCTTCATCCAGGCAAGATCTCTACTACTCTTGGAGGAAACGGCTCAGGCCAACGCCGCCCGCAACGCTGCTGCTTCAACACTCGTGGCCGCCGCCCGCCGGTGA